One window of Paenibacillus sp. FSL K6-3182 genomic DNA carries:
- the yycH gene encoding two-component system activity regulator YycH, translating into MKEKIKTTTLILLVVLSLLQSYLLAYSMPGLGATVRSDQDYVNSEPIGKPTSVESVIFPEALVIHLGGNKHTIIYPGTQFYEMILNQRIQGREFKGFQRSPSDVLNWEEIRKNDIGIELRFDNGIPVELLQKLLKLEGDLLFLNETIDRIWIFKTSGTEEIRTFFFSADGEMVYESVRADLTVRDVQDYVGFGQFQPKYTMTADGLYIPVAPIQSTEIVFPYETYSPDLMKRSLFFDQSTTRAIEDRGGSQIYTDGKRGLQVEQNGKWISYTDPSAPQITENLLSDNVYASVDFVNQHGGWDGTHRFVNAMPGSEGKDIRFKQYVEQYPVMDTKPFRYGYMRLRLQQGVVTEYSRTLITLGAQSESRNVRWLSGGEELEKTLSNYDRRSEVTALFPALQAAQIDENRLRFIPVWAVRLKDGTEEILVEAYRSGFTPPEQKDEDAVQGEADGNSEKPNDTTATAANAAGAVSLSVGASQIRSLNGP; encoded by the coding sequence ATGAAAGAAAAAATAAAGACAACAACGCTTATCCTGCTAGTTGTGCTTAGTCTCCTTCAAAGCTATTTGCTTGCTTACAGCATGCCTGGTCTTGGCGCTACGGTAAGAAGCGATCAGGATTATGTGAATTCGGAGCCAATAGGAAAACCGACAAGCGTAGAGAGTGTTATTTTTCCAGAAGCGTTAGTTATCCACTTGGGCGGTAATAAGCATACCATCATCTATCCGGGAACACAGTTCTACGAGATGATTCTTAACCAGCGCATTCAGGGTAGAGAATTTAAAGGGTTCCAGCGAAGCCCTTCGGATGTGCTCAACTGGGAAGAAATTCGCAAAAACGATATCGGTATCGAGCTTCGCTTTGATAACGGCATTCCAGTAGAGCTGCTGCAGAAGCTGCTTAAGCTGGAAGGCGATTTGCTGTTCTTGAACGAAACGATTGACCGCATCTGGATTTTCAAGACGTCGGGCACCGAGGAAATTCGAACGTTCTTTTTTAGCGCTGATGGCGAGATGGTTTATGAGTCCGTTCGTGCGGATCTAACGGTACGCGATGTGCAGGACTATGTGGGGTTCGGGCAGTTCCAGCCTAAGTACACCATGACAGCAGACGGCCTCTATATTCCGGTTGCGCCAATTCAGTCAACGGAAATCGTATTTCCTTACGAGACGTATTCGCCAGATTTGATGAAACGAAGCTTATTCTTCGATCAAAGCACAACAAGAGCAATTGAAGACCGAGGCGGTTCGCAAATTTATACAGACGGCAAGCGGGGATTGCAGGTAGAACAGAACGGCAAGTGGATCAGCTATACAGATCCAAGCGCTCCGCAAATTACGGAAAACTTGCTTAGCGACAATGTGTATGCCTCAGTAGATTTTGTCAATCAGCATGGCGGATGGGACGGCACACATCGTTTTGTGAATGCTATGCCGGGCAGCGAAGGCAAGGATATTAGATTTAAGCAATATGTCGAGCAGTATCCTGTTATGGATACGAAGCCGTTCCGCTATGGGTACATGAGATTAAGGCTTCAGCAAGGTGTCGTAACCGAATATTCGAGAACACTTATTACGCTTGGAGCGCAGTCGGAATCGAGGAATGTTCGCTGGTTGTCAGGCGGGGAAGAGCTGGAGAAAACGCTCAGTAATTACGATAGACGCAGCGAAGTGACAGCTTTGTTCCCAGCGCTGCAAGCAGCTCAGATCGATGAGAACAGACTTCGGTTCATACCGGTATGGGCTGTTCGCTTGAAAGACGGTACGGAAGAAATATTGGTAGAGGCTTATCGAAGCGGATTTACACCGCCTGAGCAGAAGGATGAGGACGCTGTGCAAGGTGAGGCTGATGGCAATTCAGAGAAGCCAAATGATACGACAGCAACAGCAGCTAATGCTGCAGGAGCTGTAAGCTTATCAGTGGGTGCGAGCCAGATTCGTTCGCTTAATGGACCATAG
- a CDS encoding CxxH/CxxC protein, translating into MYCVCKEHIEKALDRFVDEYEDAPDVVDLKETQFADWDPPRKCDFCEEPATFLVV; encoded by the coding sequence ATGTATTGTGTATGTAAAGAGCATATTGAGAAAGCATTGGACCGTTTTGTAGATGAGTATGAGGATGCACCAGACGTAGTAGATCTGAAGGAAACACAGTTTGCAGATTGGGATCCACCGCGCAAATGTGATTTTTGTGAAGAACCAGCTACTTTTTTGGTGGTTTAA
- a CDS encoding MBL fold metallo-hydrolase yields the protein MGLRFTVLGSGSTGNATIVQGNDKMVIVDAGMSAKKLDELMRERGVMGHQLDGLFVTHEHSDHIKGLGAFARKYDLPIYANEATWAAMERHVGTIAPEKRVFMETGEEVNLGSMAIQSYPISHDAAEPVGYCFVENGEKLSLATDLGYVSEKVKRQIIDSDVLVLEANHDTEMLRMGRYPWNTKRRILSDVGHLSNVAAGEALLELMTDRTKRVYLAHLSLDHNLMDLAMLTVNTILEDHGIFYKKEEHPLRATYHDRPTSWDVVKQK from the coding sequence ATGGGACTTCGATTTACAGTACTAGGAAGCGGCTCGACCGGCAATGCAACCATTGTTCAGGGGAATGACAAGATGGTCATTGTAGATGCCGGTATGAGCGCGAAGAAGCTGGATGAACTTATGCGCGAGCGCGGAGTAATGGGTCATCAATTGGACGGGCTGTTCGTCACACATGAGCATTCCGATCATATTAAGGGATTGGGTGCTTTTGCAAGGAAATATGATTTGCCCATTTATGCAAATGAGGCAACGTGGGCTGCAATGGAGAGGCATGTTGGCACGATTGCTCCAGAGAAGCGAGTGTTTATGGAAACAGGTGAAGAGGTCAACCTCGGTTCAATGGCCATTCAATCGTACCCGATCTCGCATGATGCGGCAGAGCCTGTAGGTTATTGCTTTGTAGAGAATGGCGAGAAGCTGAGTCTAGCTACTGACCTAGGTTATGTAAGTGAAAAGGTCAAACGTCAAATTATTGATTCCGATGTGCTCGTGCTTGAGGCCAATCATGATACGGAAATGCTTCGTATGGGGCGTTATCCGTGGAATACGAAGCGCCGGATATTGAGCGATGTTGGCCATTTATCCAATGTGGCTGCAGGCGAAGCGCTGCTAGAGCTCATGACAGATCGAACAAAACGCGTTTATTTGGCTCATTTGAGCCTTGACCATAATTTAATGGATTTGGCAATGCTGACCGTGAATACTATATTAGAGGACCATGGAATATTTTATAAGAAAGAAGAACATCCTCTACGCGCAACCTATCACGACCGACCTACGTCATGGGATGTAGTGAAGCAGAAATAA
- the yycI gene encoding two-component system regulatory protein YycI → MDWGRAKNVLIISFLLLNVLLGYQLWLDIREQLNINVNTAELPQDKLLLMQQKRISLEANLSLETPELKDLTYLLHSDSRKNAEPVILKEPVDSTIIYSKKELIKTLGDRIPELDQYAFDLLNSSVGESVFYRVVEGRPMFDVKLKLYIKDQKITSFLQDRVELLGSGEAKQVLPAAKVVASLIETYLPDGAVITDIQLGYKGQIFDSERQVSVPSWRVMLEDGHLFYVHAISGEVATDDEQGEAAANGLR, encoded by the coding sequence TTGGATTGGGGACGAGCGAAAAACGTGCTTATTATTTCGTTTTTGCTGCTCAATGTATTACTTGGTTATCAGCTATGGCTGGATATCAGGGAACAGTTGAACATTAATGTAAATACGGCGGAGCTGCCGCAGGATAAGTTACTGCTCATGCAGCAGAAGCGAATTTCGTTAGAAGCCAATCTATCGCTGGAAACACCTGAGCTCAAGGACTTAACTTATTTGCTCCACTCTGACAGCCGCAAAAATGCGGAACCAGTCATATTGAAAGAACCGGTGGATAGTACGATCATCTATTCCAAAAAAGAATTAATAAAGACGCTGGGAGATCGTATTCCTGAGCTTGATCAATATGCATTTGATTTGCTGAACAGCAGCGTAGGCGAGTCTGTTTTTTATCGAGTAGTAGAAGGACGTCCGATGTTTGATGTGAAGCTGAAGCTTTATATTAAAGATCAGAAGATTACTTCTTTTTTGCAGGATCGCGTAGAGCTGCTCGGATCAGGTGAAGCCAAGCAGGTGCTGCCAGCTGCCAAGGTGGTAGCGAGCTTGATTGAAACTTATTTACCCGATGGTGCGGTCATTACCGATATCCAGCTTGGCTATAAAGGACAAATCTTTGATTCGGAGCGTCAAGTATCGGTGCCGTCATGGCGTGTTATGCTGGAGGACGGCCATCTGTTTTACGTGCATGCCATCAGCGGCGAGGTTGCAACGGATGATGAGCAAGGGGAAGCGGCAGCGAACGGTTTACGTTAA
- a CDS encoding M23 family metallopeptidase has protein sequence MTVFRDKGRIQKVWNQAIQYFRHDRSQQLDGKTQQQSASDQANKPFWRKKPVQLAGGALVLLTVAGFSGIQYVQANTVEFYNVYMNGTAVGTVSDPQEVEQLVLLETEEVQQANPGINMVLDTGTITYEPDHAFKGAPETAGTLDKLEGLFTSHAVGVEVKVDGKVIGIVKDQQTADEVLLRVQSKFAPKLAAAKKEAKEVKSLSFNAKDAKPPALDSKAASKQPGREVTEVEFIEAVMMESIDTDPEQIMEAEAIYKMLVQGSIQPTKYTVQAGDCVGCIAQKFDISPEVIYKNNAWIKDDKITIGDVLDLTVLQPELTVKTTENLVEVETIEPPVEIKKNASMRVGESKTIANGTAGSKRMTYRIVKQNGYVVSEELLTKEVIKEATPKIVERGTKVVLGEGSGRFAMPVSGSRMTSKFGKRWGRMHNGIDLTGNKNILASDTGKVEFVGTKPGLGKTVIINHKNGYKTVYGHLSSYNTKVGDIVEKGEKIAIMGSTGNSTGVHLHFEVHKDGVLQNPLKYL, from the coding sequence ATGACCGTTTTCAGGGACAAGGGTCGGATTCAGAAAGTATGGAATCAAGCGATTCAGTACTTTCGGCATGACCGATCGCAACAACTGGATGGCAAGACACAGCAACAATCCGCAAGTGATCAGGCAAACAAGCCGTTTTGGCGAAAAAAGCCGGTTCAGTTAGCGGGCGGGGCGCTCGTACTCCTCACAGTAGCCGGATTTAGCGGAATCCAATATGTTCAAGCAAACACAGTCGAATTTTATAACGTATATATGAATGGAACAGCCGTTGGAACCGTAAGTGATCCACAAGAAGTAGAGCAGCTAGTTTTGCTGGAAACCGAAGAGGTTCAGCAAGCTAACCCGGGCATTAACATGGTGCTTGATACAGGAACAATTACCTATGAGCCTGATCATGCATTCAAAGGAGCTCCAGAAACTGCTGGTACGCTGGACAAGCTTGAAGGGTTGTTTACCTCTCATGCGGTTGGTGTCGAAGTGAAGGTTGATGGAAAAGTCATCGGTATAGTGAAAGACCAACAGACAGCAGATGAAGTTTTATTGCGCGTGCAAAGCAAGTTTGCACCGAAGCTTGCCGCAGCGAAGAAGGAAGCAAAGGAAGTGAAGTCGCTTTCGTTCAATGCAAAAGATGCAAAGCCGCCAGCGCTTGATTCAAAGGCAGCCTCTAAGCAGCCTGGGCGTGAAGTGACAGAAGTTGAATTCATTGAAGCGGTAATGATGGAATCAATCGATACCGATCCAGAACAGATCATGGAAGCAGAAGCCATTTATAAGATGCTCGTTCAAGGCAGTATTCAACCAACTAAATATACGGTACAAGCAGGCGATTGCGTTGGCTGTATCGCACAGAAATTTGATATTTCCCCAGAGGTTATTTATAAGAATAATGCATGGATTAAAGATGATAAGATAACGATTGGCGATGTTCTAGATCTAACGGTGCTCCAACCGGAGCTCACAGTAAAGACAACCGAGAATTTAGTTGAAGTTGAAACGATAGAACCACCCGTTGAAATTAAGAAAAATGCGAGCATGCGTGTAGGCGAGTCGAAGACGATAGCAAATGGTACGGCTGGATCCAAACGAATGACTTATCGCATCGTGAAGCAAAACGGTTACGTCGTATCCGAAGAGCTTCTCACGAAAGAAGTAATTAAAGAAGCGACTCCAAAAATTGTTGAACGAGGAACGAAGGTTGTTTTGGGAGAAGGATCAGGACGTTTTGCAATGCCTGTCTCCGGATCTAGAATGACTAGTAAGTTCGGGAAACGTTGGGGACGCATGCATAACGGTATTGACCTTACTGGCAACAAGAACATTCTTGCATCCGATACAGGAAAAGTTGAGTTTGTTGGAACGAAGCCAGGTCTAGGCAAAACGGTTATTATCAATCATAAGAACGGCTACAAAACCGTATACGGTCACCTTAGCTCTTACAATACCAAAGTAGGGGATATTGTTGAGAAGGGTGAAAAGATTGCTATCATGGGCAGTACAGGAAACTCTACTGGCGTTCATTTGCATTTTGAAGTACACAAGGACGGCGTTTTGCAAAATCCATTAAAGTACTTATAA
- a CDS encoding S1C family serine protease encodes MSLFDDDFYSTKVSKRAARESKKGDFAFRYKSGGRKWSNVRIAFVSSITSAVAATLLFGAVFGGGGSGTTSGGGGAPVTGGIQVIDPLERPIQASAKVRPAVVSVINQQMFSLGIGKDKSQPEKEEGKGTLREAGVGSGVIISKKDGKAIIITNYHVIDQAQAVKVVLMNGEAREARIVGKDQITDLAVLEIDAKGIEVVAEIGDSSALRPAEYIIAIGNPLGLGESVTTGSVSKTRQIVPVSLNQDGVYDWEQEVIQIDASINQGNSGGPLIDLNGRVVGINSMKIADLGVEGIGFAIPINLAMPIVESLIKLGHVPRPYLGVYTMDLEQYWEQQDFEDAYSNPGEGGILPEGDVPHDEEEANPGDDQILEGGQKLTLPDEVYDGVIVLEAVGPAKDAGLLFNDVIVKLDRHPISSTMDLRKYLYQQKKIGDEIEISFYRDGKLKVTKFKLAEKTDEE; translated from the coding sequence ATGAGCTTATTCGACGACGATTTTTATTCAACCAAAGTATCCAAGCGTGCTGCTCGCGAGAGTAAGAAAGGAGACTTTGCATTTCGATATAAGAGCGGTGGACGCAAGTGGTCCAACGTTCGTATTGCATTTGTATCTTCTATCACGAGCGCGGTAGCTGCAACGTTGTTGTTCGGTGCTGTGTTTGGCGGCGGAGGCAGTGGTACGACCAGCGGCGGCGGCGGTGCACCGGTAACGGGTGGTATACAAGTGATTGATCCGCTTGAGCGTCCTATACAGGCTTCAGCGAAAGTAAGACCGGCCGTCGTAAGCGTCATTAATCAGCAAATGTTCTCTCTTGGAATTGGAAAAGACAAATCGCAGCCGGAAAAAGAAGAAGGCAAAGGTACACTTCGTGAAGCGGGTGTTGGCTCAGGTGTCATCATTAGCAAGAAGGATGGCAAAGCGATTATTATTACGAATTACCACGTCATTGATCAGGCACAAGCGGTAAAGGTTGTACTGATGAATGGAGAAGCGCGTGAGGCACGTATTGTCGGTAAAGATCAAATTACGGATCTTGCAGTGCTGGAAATTGACGCAAAAGGAATTGAAGTCGTTGCAGAAATTGGCGATTCGTCTGCGCTTCGCCCTGCTGAATATATTATTGCGATCGGCAACCCGCTCGGACTCGGAGAGTCTGTGACCACGGGCAGCGTGAGCAAGACAAGACAAATTGTACCAGTATCACTTAATCAAGATGGAGTGTACGACTGGGAACAAGAGGTTATTCAAATTGATGCATCCATAAACCAAGGAAACAGCGGCGGACCGCTGATCGATTTGAATGGACGTGTAGTTGGCATCAACAGTATGAAAATAGCTGATCTTGGCGTAGAGGGCATTGGCTTTGCTATCCCAATCAATCTAGCTATGCCGATTGTTGAAAGCTTGATCAAGCTGGGCCATGTGCCGCGTCCGTATCTTGGCGTATACACGATGGACTTGGAGCAGTATTGGGAGCAGCAGGACTTTGAGGATGCATACAGCAATCCTGGCGAAGGCGGAATTTTGCCGGAGGGCGATGTTCCTCATGACGAAGAAGAGGCTAACCCAGGTGATGATCAGATTCTTGAGGGCGGACAGAAGCTTACGCTGCCAGATGAGGTTTACGATGGTGTAATCGTGCTTGAAGCGGTTGGCCCTGCTAAGGATGCAGGTTTGCTGTTCAATGACGTGATTGTTAAGCTGGATCGTCATCCGATCAGCAGTACGATGGACCTTCGCAAATATTTGTACCAACAGAAGAAGATTGGTGACGAGATTGAGATTAGCTTTTACCGTGATGGGAAGCTGAAGGTTACGAAGTTTAAGCTGGCTGAGAAGACAGATGAGGAATAA
- the walK gene encoding cell wall metabolism sensor histidine kinase WalK, translating to MKGKSFFRTIQVKLVIIYLLLILVAMQLIGVYFISTVKNSLIDSFTKNLKEQADILSKFAAPSLAAKPDTEGDSAESTTEDLSLVVRNLFSISGAEVQVLDSNGKMVATSVQSNEAYIGQKNKSLAVSRALQNITDNEQEIIDDDNTRKKMIAQPVTINDNKVVGVVYVVASMNELYETVNRVNQIFFSGTLIALGLTGVLGILLAHTITSPIQGLTRQAEAISQGKFDLQVPVLGDDEIGSLSVAFNDMTIRLKEALSVNEEENEKLNSVLSNMSDGVVAADENGKVIVWNRRALELLDVRSCEGLELSELFDLSEERLEELQQGRGQTLLIERDEDGQEMNDNDEGLLKVTFTPIHRRDKGITGTIAVLQDVTEQEKLEQSRRQFVANVSHELRTPLTTIKSYAEALNDGALDERELSERFVGVIRNETERMIRLVTDLLHLSRLDSNQAPLRRRQTNVHDMLDEVADRFSFQLRQKSIKAAVSVDQGLESAWLDRDQIDQVLDNLFSNAIKYTLDGGTIELTAKKPADSASLSISVKDTGIGIPKKDLNRIFDRFYRVDKARSRNMGGTGLGLSIAREIVKAHSGTISLDSELNEGTTVTFTLPLLQEGGELA from the coding sequence ATGAAGGGCAAAAGTTTTTTTCGCACAATCCAAGTAAAGCTGGTCATCATCTATTTGCTGCTTATATTGGTGGCTATGCAGTTGATCGGTGTTTATTTTATAAGTACGGTCAAAAACTCCTTAATTGACAGCTTCACGAAAAATTTGAAGGAGCAAGCGGATATTTTATCTAAGTTTGCAGCTCCAAGCTTAGCGGCTAAACCAGATACTGAGGGTGATTCTGCGGAAAGCACGACAGAGGATCTTAGCTTGGTCGTTCGCAATCTGTTCAGCATTAGCGGCGCCGAGGTGCAGGTGCTTGATTCGAACGGGAAGATGGTAGCAACGTCCGTTCAAAGCAACGAAGCCTATATTGGCCAGAAGAACAAGTCGCTTGCTGTAAGCCGGGCACTTCAGAACATTACAGACAATGAGCAAGAAATTATAGATGATGATAATACACGCAAAAAGATGATTGCCCAGCCAGTGACGATTAATGACAACAAGGTGGTTGGGGTTGTATATGTCGTTGCGTCTATGAATGAGCTGTATGAGACCGTCAACAGGGTCAATCAGATCTTTTTCTCAGGGACGCTTATTGCGCTTGGTCTCACGGGTGTGCTTGGCATATTGCTTGCTCATACCATTACGAGCCCGATTCAAGGTCTGACGAGGCAAGCAGAGGCGATTTCACAAGGGAAATTCGATCTGCAGGTGCCTGTGCTTGGCGATGATGAGATTGGCAGCTTGAGCGTTGCCTTCAACGATATGACGATTCGGCTTAAAGAAGCCCTATCGGTTAATGAAGAGGAAAATGAGAAGCTGAATTCCGTTCTCTCCAACATGAGCGATGGCGTTGTTGCAGCGGATGAGAACGGCAAGGTCATCGTATGGAACAGGAGAGCATTAGAACTGCTCGACGTACGCTCCTGTGAAGGACTTGAGTTGTCCGAGCTGTTCGATCTATCCGAGGAGCGGCTCGAAGAGCTGCAGCAAGGGCGCGGTCAGACACTGCTTATTGAACGTGATGAGGATGGGCAGGAGATGAACGATAATGATGAAGGGCTGCTAAAAGTAACCTTTACGCCTATTCATCGTCGGGATAAGGGCATTACCGGAACGATTGCTGTCTTGCAGGATGTGACAGAGCAAGAGAAGCTTGAGCAATCGCGGCGTCAGTTCGTCGCGAATGTATCGCATGAGCTGCGTACACCGCTTACTACAATTAAGAGTTATGCAGAAGCACTTAATGACGGTGCGCTGGATGAACGGGAGTTATCCGAGCGGTTTGTTGGCGTTATTCGCAATGAAACGGAGCGGATGATTCGGCTTGTTACTGATCTGCTGCATTTGTCGCGGCTCGATTCAAACCAAGCGCCGCTGCGCCGCAGACAGACAAATGTTCATGACATGCTTGATGAAGTGGCTGATCGTTTCTCATTTCAGCTTAGGCAGAAGTCGATTAAAGCCGCAGTGAGCGTTGATCAAGGGCTGGAGTCCGCTTGGCTGGATCGCGATCAGATCGATCAGGTGCTTGATAATTTATTCTCCAATGCAATCAAATATACGCTGGACGGTGGAACGATTGAATTAACGGCGAAGAAGCCGGCCGATTCGGCATCACTTTCAATTAGTGTGAAGGATACTGGCATTGGAATTCCGAAAAAGGATTTGAATCGTATTTTTGACCGCTTCTATCGTGTAGATAAAGCACGTTCACGCAACATGGGCGGAACCGGCCTTGGGCTTTCGATTGCCCGGGAAATTGTGAAGGCACATAGCGGTACGATTTCACTTGATTCCGAGCTAAATGAAGGAACTACGGTTACATTCACTCTACCACTTCTACAGGAAGGGGGCGAGCTGGCATGA
- the yycF gene encoding response regulator YycF encodes MHGKILVVDDEQPIADIIKFNLEKEGHQVICAFDGGEAVRLAFEELPDLILLDLMLPVKDGMDVCREVRAKLQMPIIMLTAKDTEIDKVLGLELGADDYVTKPFSTRELLARVKAHLRRQQKTEEAASGDHSGTADHSAEQEQQGFKLFNLFVDTDMYVVYKDGVPLDLTHREYELVYYMARNSGKVMTREHLLQAVWGFEYFGDVRTVDVTIRRLREKIEDDPSRPEYIMTRRGLGYMMRNSKSGGFGPG; translated from the coding sequence ATGCACGGAAAAATATTAGTGGTCGATGACGAACAGCCGATTGCAGATATTATAAAGTTTAATTTGGAGAAGGAAGGGCATCAAGTTATTTGCGCTTTCGATGGCGGTGAGGCGGTTCGGCTTGCGTTCGAGGAGCTTCCTGATCTTATTTTGCTGGACCTGATGCTGCCTGTAAAGGACGGTATGGATGTATGCCGCGAGGTTCGTGCCAAGCTGCAAATGCCAATCATTATGCTGACGGCCAAGGATACGGAAATTGATAAGGTGCTTGGGCTTGAGCTGGGCGCTGATGATTATGTGACAAAACCATTTAGCACAAGGGAATTGCTCGCGCGAGTGAAGGCGCATCTGCGCAGGCAGCAAAAGACAGAAGAAGCTGCAAGCGGTGATCATTCTGGCACTGCCGATCATTCCGCCGAGCAGGAGCAGCAGGGCTTTAAGCTGTTCAACCTATTTGTGGATACTGATATGTATGTCGTTTATAAGGACGGCGTACCGCTTGATCTGACACATCGTGAGTATGAGCTCGTTTATTATATGGCCCGCAACAGCGGCAAGGTAATGACGCGGGAGCATTTGCTTCAAGCAGTATGGGGATTTGAGTATTTCGGAGACGTGCGAACGGTTGATGTTACGATTAGAAGATTGCGCGAGAAGATTGAGGATGATCCAAGTCGCCCTGAGTACATTATGACACGGCGCGGTCTCGGCTATATGATGCGCAACTCCAAGTCCGGAGGCTTCGGCCCAGGATGA